The following coding sequences are from one Triticum aestivum cultivar Chinese Spring chromosome 5A, IWGSC CS RefSeq v2.1, whole genome shotgun sequence window:
- the LOC123102690 gene encoding uncharacterized protein — translation MQAGETGGARRLGRWRPLELLDLDRATTAQARGGREQQYGATHVYSPYIDDRPARKGAEENMLGCLFPGSNDQRRRVRCCFDGKHMLYSGKHMFLVLNSFALTFKINREQHQPKLHLISKKGNINQLDHLPRPSSSYFSRLG, via the exons ATGCAGGCGGGAGAAACTGGGGGCGCTCGTCGGTTGGGAAGATGGCGACCACTTGAGCTTCTCGATCTGGACAGGGCCACTACAGCACAAGCAAGGGGTGGGCGCGAGCAACAATATGGAGCCACACACGTCTACAG CCCATACATAGATGACAGGCCTGCAAGGAAAGGAGCAGAAGAAAACATG CTTGGCTGTTTGTTTCCAGGAAGTAACGATCAAAGAAGAAGAGTTAGATGCTGCTTTGATGGTAAACATATGCTTTATTCTGGGAAGCATATGTTCTTGGTGCTTAATAGCTTTGCATTAACCTTCAAG ATAAATCGAGAGCAACACCAGCCTAAACTTCATCTGATCTCGAAAAAAGGGAATATAAACCAGCTAGACCATCTACCCAGGCCATCATCTTCTTATTTTTCACGCCTTGGATAG